The window GACGTTCTCGCCGCCCTGGATCGCCCTGAACATGATCTGGCGAAAATGGCCCATCGGTCGCGCGAACGTACTCTCGACCAGCACACTGGCGATAGCCGCGCCCAGGAACTGCTCGCATATTTAGAAGAAGCGCGCCAGCGTGTTTGCAATACGCCTCGCACTATCGAAGACAAAGGCAGCGTGCACCGCGAGGAAGATCAAGCTCAGGAGAAGATGGCCTCATGATCGGGATTATCCCCGCCGCCGGAGCCGGTCAGCGCATCCAGCCCCTCGGCTGTTCCAAGGAGTTGTTGCCGGTTGGCTCCCGCGTGGTTGATGGTGTGCCGCGTCCCAAAGCGGTGGCCGAATATCTGGTGGAGCGCATGATCGCCGCCGGCGCCGAGCAAATCTGCATGGTGATTTCGGCCGAGAAGACCGACATCATGCGCTATTTCGCCGAGCGCCACTACGCTGCCGAGATCTTTTACGTGGTCCAGCAGCAGCCCTTGGGTTTATGCGATGCCCTGTTTCGCGCCGCGCCCTTTGCGCGCCAGCATGATCAAGTGTTGATCGGCCTGCCCGACACCATCTGGTTCCCGGAAAATGCGTACGGTTCAGCCTTAGAAGCTCACCCCGAAGCCGACGTGAACCTGGTGCTCTTTCCGGTGCAGGATCCCACCGTCTTCGATGCCGTGGTCTGTGATTCCTTGGGCTACGTCCAGCAGGTTGAGGTCAAGCAGCCGGATGCGCACTCACGCTGGATCTGGGGCGCCGTCACCGCCAGCGGACGGGCCTTCCACGCCCTCAAGCTGCTATGGGAATCGCGGCACCGCCAGGACCAGTACCTGGGCCACTTGCTGAATGCCTACATTTCCGCGGGAAACAGCGTGCGGGGGACACACGTG of the Terriglobales bacterium genome contains:
- a CDS encoding sugar phosphate nucleotidyltransferase: MIGIIPAAGAGQRIQPLGCSKELLPVGSRVVDGVPRPKAVAEYLVERMIAAGAEQICMVISAEKTDIMRYFAERHYAAEIFYVVQQQPLGLCDALFRAAPFARQHDQVLIGLPDTIWFPENAYGSALEAHPEADVNLVLFPVQDPTVFDAVVCDSLGYVQQVEVKQPDAHSRWIWGAVTASGRAFHALKLLWESRHRQDQYLGHLLNAYISAGNSVRGTHVGEHYMDVGTLDGYRSAQDYLRSFAEKRVVLPESA